CGCTTTTCCGATGCCATCTGAGCGACGTCCTCGGCGATTCGCGAAATCTCAAGCTCTGCCTGAGCCAAATCTGCGCGCCGCTGAACGATCCCCGCCCCCTGGCGAGCCTGAATTCCTCCGGTGACGCTGCCCTTGCGGTGGACCACCTCACCATCGAGACTTACGATCCGTCTCCAACCCGTGGTCTTGGCGAGGGTGAGAGCGGTATCGAGGTTGTCGACGACGATGACGTCACCGAGGAGGGTTTCGATTGCGGGCAGGTGCTCAGGCCGACATTGCACGAGTTCACTGGCCAGCCCGAGGACTCCCGGTCGTCGCAGGAGCTGCTCCATCTCCCGCGAGGTGGGGCGCGGCCTCATGAGGGTGATCGGCAAGAAAGTCGCCCTGCCGGCCCGGTTGCGCTTCAAATACTCGATGGCGGCCTTAGCCTCAGCTTCTGAGGGAACGATCAGGTCGTGTACGCTGCTGCCAAGCGCCCGTTCGATAGCGAGAGCGTGCTCGGGTCTTGCGATGAGAGACTCGCCCACCGAATCGAACGAGCCCGGAAGCTTGCCTTTGCTTTGCGCCTCCAGAACCGCCCTGGGGCCTTCGTGGAGCCCCTCATGCGTCGCCAGCGTGGCCTCAATACCGCGTCGAGTGCCCTCCAGCTCCGCCTGGCGCGAGAGAAGCTTGCTTTCTTTCTCGGTAGATTGATGCAAGGATGCCGCGATGCTCTTGAGGTTCAATTGGAGTTCAGAGAGTCCCTTTCGCTCCGCCGCAAGTTTGTTCTGGGCCGCATCGCGGTCTTTCGTGGCCTTTTCCAGTTCCTTTTCCAGTTCAGGAAGCGACTCTACGATGCCCCGCAATTCCCTCGATGCTTCGTCGAACCTCTCCCGCCTGTGCTCCTGCTCGATCTGTTGTTTGAGCGCGCGGGCGTGCTCGTCGCGAGCGGATTGCAGCTTGGCCTCGATCGCCTTCAGTCCTTCGGCCAGTTTCCGAGCCTCTTGTCCTGCGCCCGCGCACTCGACTCGAACTCGCTCTAACTCCGCTTTCGCCGCCGCAAGTTCGGCCTCTGCAACCGAAAGCTCCTGCGTGGACTCTCGGATTCGTTGGTCTACGGCGTCGGTGTCTTGAAAGAGGGTCGTTTCCAGTTGATCGAGAGATTCGAGGCGCTGCTCGCCCAGCTTGATCGCCGACTCCGCCCGCTCATACTCCGTGAGCACCTCGCTCTGCCTTTCGCGCAGACCCTCCATGGCGCTTTCCAACTCGGATATCCGCTCCGAGACCTTGGCTGCCTGAGCCTCCAGCGCCGCCACCTCCTTGGCTTCGGAGGCCGCAAGGTCCTGCGCGGCGCGGAGGTTCGCTTGCCTTCGGTCGATTTCCAGCGATGCGGCGTCGAGTTCGTGGGCGAGTTGGGCCACCTCGACCGCCCTCAAACTCCTCTGGACTTCCCGATACTGAAGAGCGTCCTTGGCCTGCTCGCGCAAGGGTTCGCGCTGCCGCCCCACCTCGGAGAGGATGTCCTCGACACGTTGGAGGTGCGCTTCCGCCGACGAAAGGCGCCGCAAAGCGTCCAGCTTCCTCGCCCGGTACCTCTGAACTCCGGCCGCCTCGTCCAACCAGTTTCGGCGATCGTCCGGCGACGCTGCGAGCGCCTGGTCGATGTCCTTTTGCCCGACGATCGCATACCCAGATCGGCCCAGCCCGCTGTCCGCCATCAGTTCGGCGACGTCCTTCAATCGGCAGGTCCGCCGGTTGATCTGGTACTGGCTGTTTCCGCTTCGGTCGATTCGTCGGGTGACCGAGACCTCGCTCGTAGGCACAGGAAGCGCTCCATCCTCGTTGTCGAAAAGGAGCATGACCTCGGCAAATCCCAGCGGTTTCCGCTTGTTGCTCCCGTTGAAAATCACGTCTTGCCCGATCTCGGCGCGCAGGTGCTTGGGGTTGCCCTCTCCAAGGGCCCACAAGATCGCGTCGACCAGGTTCGACTTGCCGCAACCGTTCGGGCCGACAACCGCGATGACGTCTCCTTCGACGTCGATCTCGGTCTTGTCGGCAAACGTCTTGAACCCTATCAGGCGGATGCTCTTGAGACGCATGGCGGATCAGCCGGGCAAGCAGAGGCTATGCTGAACAGTGTAGCGGAAACAAAGACGTTGCGGAGCCGATTCCGGATGCTCGGTGAGGTGGAAGCAGGCAAAGACCCTAGCTTTCGGGCCTCGAGGGCCTTGGCATCGAGAACCGCTCGAGGAGTTCCAAATCGACATACTCCGACGTCCCGAGCCTCCCGACGGCGCGAAGCGTTTCGGGCCTACCCTCGCCGTTCCAAAACTCCGGCAGGCAATGAACCCGCACAACCTCACCGACCACGTATCGCGCCGCGCCCACCTCGCTGCCGTGCTCGATGATCTGGAACAGCCTGCATTCGAAGCTGAGGGGCGACTCCGCTACTCGTGAAGGCCGCACAACGTCGCAGGGCAAAGCCGTGAATCCGCTGAGAAGCCACTCGTCTTCGTCTTCGCGCAGCGGCGCCGAAGAGGCGTTCATCCCGCATGCCATTTCGCGAGTCACGAGGTTCACCACAAACTCGCCCGTGTCGATCACGTTGCGCAGGGTGTCCTTTCTCGCGCCGCCTCGGGCGATGGCTGGGCTGAAGACAAGGCTCATCGGGCTCGATCCCCCAGGGACGAAGAAGCTAAACGGCGCTAAGTTCGGAACCCCGTTCACCCCGATCGTGCCCACCAGGGCGATGGGACGAGGGACGACCCCGGCTGCCAGAAGGTCGTACCTTTGGACCAGCGTAAGGTCGCTGGGGTCGAACGCGAGGTGCCGGTCTGCCACGCCTCATTATGGGAGATGGCGGCCGCGGTCTATCGGATGTCCTTTTTCACCCACTTGGCGTGGAAGTCCAAGTAGAGCTGATTGCGGCCGCCTACATGGGCGCTCCAGCCGTCTTGGGGAGGACTGCTGCCCCCGACCGACCATAGGGGCGCGGCAAACGGCCACCAGGACCGCTCAAAGAACGGGGACATGAGCCATTCCTCCTGGCTGACGCTGGTACCGAGCAGATCGGCGACATGTTCGGGGGACCGCGCCCTGAGAAAGCGCGCCGCGTTCGGATTGGTTTCCGCGAGTTTGTCCGAAATGTAGTTGGTCCATGCCTTTGCCGGGTCATCGACGCCGTTGGACCGCCACGGACTTGCGAAGTGCATTTGCCAATGGTTGTCTCGATAAAGGGGCGCGGGTGGGCATTCCCAGATCCCAACCGAACGCGCATACGGGTCGAGAAGAGGCATGAAGCTGCCCATCGAGTTGTACCGTTTCCCCGAGGTGTTGACCGGCGGAGTGAGTTGCAGGTCAGAGTCGGGAACCCACATCATCCTTCCGTCCGCATCGGAAGCGTACATCAGGGACGCCTTGCCGATCTGCATGAGGTTGCTCAGGCAGACCGATCGCTTGGCAGCATTCTTCGCTTGACTCAAGACAGGGAACAAGATCGCAGCGAGAAGGGCGATGATCGCGATCACCACCAGCAGTTCGACGAGCGTAAACCCGCGCTTCACCTCGCCCATTCTGGCAGAGTGGGACCGAACGCGCAACGCTTCTCGGTTAGCGTTTCATGAAGAACCCCGCTGGAACCCCCGGCCCGAGTTCGGGTACCTTCGCCTACCTACAGTGGACGAACTTCCGCAGCTCATTACGTTCGCCGAGATCGAAGCCAAGACCCTGAGCCTGGCAGAGGCGATTCGGCGAGACTACGACGACGAACCCCTCCTGCTAGTGGGCGTGCTGAAGGGGTCGCTCTTCTTTTTGGCGAGCCTTGCCCTCAAGCTGGGCCGAGAAGTCGCGATCGACTTCGTTTCCGTCAGCAGCTACGGCGACGACACGGTCTCGTCAGGGGTGGTCCAGATTCGGAAGGACTTGGACATCAACATCGAAGGTCGGAACGTCCTCTTGGTCGAGGACATCGTGGACACCGGCGCGACGCTGGTCCACCTCCGGGAGTTGCTCTCGACTCGGCATCCCAAGTCGCTGAAGGTCGTCAGCCTGCTCTCTAAGTTGGAGGCAAAGGGGATCGACGTACCCATCGAATACGTCGGATTCGAAATCGAAGACCGGTTTGTGGTAGGATATGGTTTAGATCACGCAGAGCGCTATCGCAATCTGCCTTACGTTGCCGTTTTGCCCGGAGAGCACACTTCAGACTGAGCATCCCTTCTTGGGTCGCCTCTCTTGATTATCTACCTCGATACGAGAACATTCCATGACTCACACGTTTCGACCTCGCAAGGGCGAAGGTCAGGGGGGAAGCCGTCGCGGCCGTCGCAGCCGCAGCGATGGGCTTCCTAAGACTGACCAGCAGTCCGATCTCGACTTGCTCCCTGAAATCGACTACCAGAAGTTCGATCAGATGACGCCGACCGAACTCGCGAAAGCGGCTAAGGCGGCGAAAGTGTCGATGGATCAACCGCGCTCTGCGGTGATCGAGCAGCTCTTGGCCGAGGCCAACGCCGAGTTCGGCGCGATCTACGCGCGGGGCATTCTCGAGATCATGAACGACGGCTGGGGATTCCTCCGCCGGGAGAACTACGTCCCCTCTCCCAACGACGTGTACGTTTCGCAGTCGCAGATCAAGAGGTTCGGCCTCAAGCCAGGAGACATGATTTTCGGCCAGGTGAGGCCGCCCAAAGAAGGGGAGCGGTATCAGGGGATGCTCCGCGTCGAAAGCGTCAACGGCCTAGGGGCGCTGTCTCCCGAAGTTACCGACCGCCGGACCTTCGACGAACTGACGCCGCTTCACCCCGACGAAAGACTCGAGATGGAGACCGCGTCAGAGAACATCACCGCGCGGATCATCGACCTCATTTCGCCGATCGGGAAAGGCCAGCGCGGCTTGATCGTCTCTCCCCCCAAGGCGGGGAAGACCTCCATCCTCAAGACCATCGCCAACGCCGTATCTGCCAATCACCCCGAGGTCTACCTGATGGTTCTGCTCGTGGACGAACGGCCTGAGGAAGTGACCGATTTTCGCCGGTCGGTGAAGGGGCAAGTCGTCAGCAGCACCTTCGACGAGCCCGCGGAGAACCACATGCGGGTCGCCGAGCTTTGCCTCGAACAGGCCAAAAGGCTGGTGGAGTGCGGCCGCGACGTGGTCATTCTGCTCGACTCGCTGACCCGATTGTCGCGGGCGAGCAACCTCACGATCAACCCTTCGGGAAGGACGCTGAGCGGCGGCCTCGACCCCTCGGCGCTGTATCGCCCTCGGAGGTTCTTCGGTTCGGCGCGCAACATCGAAGAAGGCGGATCGCTTACGGTCATCGCGACGGCTCTGGTCGATACCGGCAGCCGAATGGACGAAGCCATTTTCGAGGAGTTCAAGGGCACGGGCAACATGGAGATCGTGCTCGATCGCGACCTCGCCGAGCGCCGCATCTGGCCCGCCATCGACGTCAAGCGTAGCTCGACCCGCCACGAAGAAAAGCTCTTCCGCGCCGACGAACTCGAGGGCGTCGTGCAGCTCCACCGTCTCCTGGCGAACCAGCAAAACAGTTGGGAAGCCACCGATTCGCTCATCAAGCTCCTGAAGCGAACGCCGAAGAACGCCGTGTTCCTTGAAAGCGTCGTTCAACGAATGAAAGCTACGGTCTGAAGCGCCCCTGTCGTCGGCGGCGATGAAGCAACGCTTTTCCAGGGCCCGTTGAAAGCACGGCGGGATAGCGCCTGTTCGCTTTGGGCTGTGCCGATCGAATTCGATGACCCCTGCGCCTTCTCGAAACGTCTTGTCAACGGAGGCTACGATAGCGAGAAGGCAAGCTCCGGTCGTTCGGTCGGCCGAGTTCCGACCTCGAGGCCGTATTGAAGGGCCGAGAAAGGTGAGGTTGTTACGTTTTTTCGCCAAACCTCTTGATGTCTCTCCTATAACGTGCTAAGGTACTTGCATGAGGTGGAATCGTCTCCTCGCAGGGCTTTGGGCAGTATCCTTGCTACCGGCCGTATGTTTCGGGCAGCAACAGCCTCCGTTCAACCAGGCGGGGGTCGGGTACTCGAATTGCGCCCTTGTCATCAGCATCGCTGGTTTCAGCACAAACGACCAGAAGATCAGCGGCACGAAAGTGGAGTTCACGGCAAAGGCCGAAGTAACGAGGACGATTCCCGAATGGCTCATCCTTGAACCTCCGCCAGGCGGCGTGGAGTTTACGGATGGCTACGTCTCTGAGATCAGGTTGAAAGTCGGGGGGCAAGAACTGCTGCACCTCTCGGGTCTTTCTCCGGAGACGAAGTCGGTCCAGCGTGCGGTTCGCTTCTCTTCGACGCACTTTCCTCATGGATCGAGCGTGGTCATCGAACTCTACGGAAAAGCGATCCTCGAGCGCAATGAAGGCGAAAGCTCGATTGTGGAACGCACACTTCGGGTGCTCCTATCCCCATACAACACTGCAATAGCGCTTGGTACGGTAGAGGAGTTTCTGGACCAACTGGATCCGCCACACTTCTCGAAGCCGGGCGACCCTGACTATCCTGGGAATCCGCCCTACGCGTCCATGGCGGCGCTGGCCACGCAAGCGATAATCCCAATTCTCACTGGTCAGTCCATGAACCATGTCATGGTTGAGGGCAATGGCACTGGAACCGATTGGCGGGAATCAACCGGCCCTGCGAGATTGGATGTACGACTCAGTCAGGCAACCCTGATGTTCGCATGTACGCACGGCTCAAGTACGCATTGGCGATCGTCCAAGTCAGATGAGCTATATTACTTTGGGTTGGAAAACGAGGTCGCAACTTACGTCAGCACCGGATTTGGCGAACCGCGACCTCCTCGAGAAGTTCCGGAATACAACCTGGCGGTTTTTCACGCTTGCGAAACTCTCAGCACCCAGAGTTCAAACTTCAATCCCAAAGCGTTTCGGCTACTCCCTCTCGCGTACCCGAACCCCGCGTCGGTCTACCAGAACAAGGGATACGCCGGATTTGCGAACCTTGTCTATTACGAACTCATTCAGCCAAGTGGCCAGACGCTGGATAGACACGCTGCCACGTTGTTCCAGTTCTTGGCTTCCGGCCACAGGTTGCAGCATGCTTTGAACTTGACCCACGGGGACGATCCCGATGTTGAAACACAGCCTTATTGGCCTCGAAGTAGAAACGCAGGAACGCTCATGAGAATGATCGTACGAGGAGATCCGCACACACGTCTTGTGAACGTCTATTTGAGTGCGAGCGAATGGCTTGCTAATGCGTCAGATCGAGATAGCTGGTTTTGGATATTGCCATGACAGTGAGCTTCACGCTTGCAATTGCTTTCATGGGTTGCCAGTCCCCGGCGCTTTCGCTCGGCGAAGGCGAGCAACTCGCGCGGGCCTTCACGGAGCGTGCCAGATTGGGAAGATTGGGAGCCGTGGCGGGAGATGCTAGTCCCCTCGTTCTGCGGTCTCGCAGGGTGCTTCCCGGTGGCGGTTCGGCGGTTTACGAACTGGGATCGGCCAAGGTTCGGGTGGACCTGATCCGTCGTTCCATCGCTTCGTTTACAGAGGATTTCAGCGGAGTGGATCTGGTGTGGAGCGAGAGCGAGCGGATGGGCGAGCAGGAGTTGGAGTCGCTCGCGACGGAACTCCTTCGGGTTGCGGGGATCAGCGGCCGAGCCGTAGTTCATCATGTCGACCTCTACGGGAGCAACGGTCCCGAGGGATCCATATGCGCTCACGCCCTGCCGACCTCAGCAGGCATTCCATTTGCCTACGACTGGGCGGTTCTCCTGACGGTGGAGCACAGGTCGGGCAGGCTGTACCAGCTAACGCGCCTGAATCCGGACCTTCCCGAGCCTCCGCCACTCGCGACCCCCGCCCTCAGTCCTGCCGCCGCGCGCCTCACGATGGCCTCGGAAATCCTGGTGGCTCGCCCGCAGGTCGCCCTTCTGGCGGCCGCGAAGGACGCGAAACTGGTGTTCTGGGCGCCAAGGGGCGCCGATTCCTTTGCTGTGAACCGATTAACCGAAGCGCAAGCCCAGATGGGCCGCGAGAACAAGGCGCTTCTTGCGTATTGGGCTTACTTCTTGGCGGAACCGCTTTCTCCCCATGAACCCGGGCCGGCGTTCGAGGCGTTCTTGGACGCCCGCACAGGTCGATTGCTCGCCATTAACGCGTTCGAAGGGCCTTGGGCTGGCGAACCTGGGGGTGCAGTTCCTCGGCCCTTCGGCTGGGACCTGGGGCCGGGTCCGCTGACCATCACCTTGGGAGGCAAGACTTATGAACTTTCCAGCGCGGACGTGCTAAAGGTGCAGCAGGGATCCCCTAACGAACCGGGGGTGCCGGTCCTGCTCCAGCGCGCCCGCCTGATCCTCAACGCGCTCTACTACCCCAAAGCCAACCTGCTCTCGGTGGGCGAAGGCAAGCTCCGGTCGTTTGGGAGGCCAAGTTCCGAACTCGAGACTTTTCTGAAGCGCAGAAAATCATGAGGTCCTTACGAACTTTCCACAACCCATTCCTGCCCATGAGGTTCGGCAATCTGAGCACATAATGGAAGGAATATGACCTCTCAGGAGAAGAAACAGCGACATGGTATCTCATAACGTCCTAGCTTTAGTAGCGGCGCTTTCTGTCCACGGAAACGTAGCGCAGGAGATTTCGGAAGCGCAGGCCCGTCAAATCGCGCTCTCGTTTGCCCAATTCGTGAATAGCGATCAGTATGGAGCTTCGATTGTAGAAGACTTCGTGGGACGCGTGGAGTTTACAAGACGAGCTGGAGGTACATGGGGCATATCTGGCGACAAGTACCACGTCTCAGTCAATCAGTCGAATGGCAGGGTTCAGTTCTATGAGGCATCGGCTCCACCGCATATCCAGTGGGCCCCCGTCAGCAATCCACGGTTCTTGATCGACGACGCGCTGTGCCTTTCGATTGCCCAGGCAGTGTATCGGCGGGCAGGCTTCTCTGAGACGCTGGTCTTGGATCAACGCATCGACCTTCAGCCTGAGTTCGGATTTTACGGCATCGAGGCTCGCTTTGTGCGGATGGCGGGTGACGTCGAAATCGACGCTTCGCTCGACGTGATGTTCGGGTACCACGCGACCTCGGGCCAAGTTCTCGAAATGCGCGTGATGCCCGATCCGATTCTTCCGCCTGTCCTGACTCCGCGAATCTCCCTCCAGGACGCTCGGAGAATCGTGATGGGGGCAGTTGCCCGTTATGCGACTCACCTAATACTCTCCGAGTCTGAGTGGAGGCCACTAAGGCTAAGGGCTGTGCTTCCTTTCGATACGGACTATCTCTACGAGGATTTCCCCTTCGATCGACGAGCGTACGAAAGGGAATGGCGCACGATCCTCGCTTACGATGTTGCACTTGAGGAGGAGAGCCAGCCGCCTTATTTCTTCTCAGGCAGAAAGCCCAGTTGGAGGGTAATTGTAGACGCTATCACGGGAAAGTTACTGGCGGTAGCTCCGCCTGGCAGATCAATTGGGGCTTCGAGGAAGAAGCCCGTTCCCTTCGGCTGGGACCTGGGGCCGGGTCCGCTGACCATCACCTTGGGAGGCAAGACTTATGAACTTTCCAGCGCGGACGTGCTAAAGGTGCAGCAGGGATCTCCTAACGAACCGGGGGTGCCGGTCCTGCTCCAGCGCGCCCGCCTGATCCTCAACGCGCTTTACTACCCCAAGGCCAATCTACTCTCGGTGGGCGAAGGCAAGCTCCGGTCGTTCGGTCGACCCGATGAGGAACTGAAGAAAGCCCTGTTGGCCTTGGCCGCAAAGGAATAGGGCGCTGGCCTACCATTCCGTACTCTCTCAGGCCGTGGTAAATCCATCAACTTCGGAAACGAAGACGGGGCTGCGGGAAACTTTCGTTTCCCGCAGCCCCACTATCGTATCACCTCAGTAGCGGTAGTAGCTACTGCCAAACGCCGTGATCTCGTAGCCTCGACCTGACTCGCGCAGGCGGTATTCGTGATACACCGAATCGGATCGCCCCCAAGGGTCCACGAAATCGTGCCTTGCGACTATTTCGACCTCACCTCGGTTCCTCCGAACGCTGGCGATGTTGTATTGGCGCGTATCGGACTGGTAGATGTTGTCGAGCATGAGCTCGTAGAAGGCGTCGGAATCCATAGAATAGGCGTACCGGCCGTCGATCAAGATGTCCACTCGGCTGCGCAACGGAACGAGTCGGCTGATCGCCCTACGGTCCTGCCGCTCGAACGCGTCCACAAGGTCCTGAATGGCGTAATCGAGATCGTTGTAAGAGTAGTAAGACGAATAGCTCCTGATAGGCCTCCAAGTGTAATACGAACCTTGGAACGGCCCTAGGTTAATCGTCAGAATCGTCACGTATTGGCGGTTCACATATCCCGGAAGGTAAGGATAGTAGTACCAAGGTGAGATGTGGCAAACTGTCTGATAGGGATTGAACACATAGTGCGGGAACCAGAAGTAGTCGTCGCACCAACCCCGATCATAGTGATAGTACCCTACCCTTATGGGAGAGTTTCGCACTGCCCGGACCTTCTCTTCCCGAAGCACCTGATTGGCGAGCGAGCCTGAGAACACGTCGATCGGCGCGCGGTTCAAGACGTTGGCATCGGGGCGCGAGGCCTGAGTGATCAGGTTGTTGTTCGAGCCGTAGTTGCGTCCGTCGTTGCGGATTCGTCCCGGAGGGTTCACGGTCTGGTTGCCCGTATTGGCTCGATCAGCGTCGTTTCGAACTGGCGGCCGCTCGTTCTGGTTGCCGGTCTTGCCGTCATTTCTCGAAGGGGGCGGCGCGGTGCGGGTCGGCGGGTCCTGTCGACTGGGAGGCGGGGTTTGTCTGCTCGGAGGAGGCGTTTGCCTTGAGGGGGGAGGCGTCTCCCGAGCGGGCGGTGGAGTCTGCCGAGCAGGGGGCGGCTCTTGCTTCCCTGGCGGCGGGGTTTGCCTTGCGGGCGGCGGGGTCTGTCGGCTCGGAGGAGGCGTTTGCCTTGAGGGGGGAGGCGTCTCCCGAGCGGGCGGTGGAGTCTGCCGAGCAGGGGGCGGCTCTTGCTTCCCTGGCGGCGGGGTTTGCCTTGCCGGTGGTGGGGTCTGTTTACTCGGCGGAGGGGTTTCTCGCGCAGGTGGAGGCGCCTGCCGCGAAGGAGGCGGTTCTTGCTTGCCCGGAGGCGACGACCGTTGAGGGGGCGCCTCTCGGGTCGGTGGTTTCCGACTCGGCGGGTCGTCCGCGATCGCGAGCGAAAGTCCAAGAATCCCAGCAAGGGAAATCGTGCCTAATCTACGAATCCACATCATCTTGCCCCTGCGCGCCTCGCCAGTTGGCGTTGCGCTTCTTACAGTGTACAACCATTCGACGCGCTTTCCCGCCCAGAGTTACCGCGAGGTAAGGGGGTCCCAGCATCCCCTACAGGAAGAGTCCCGAATTTGCCAACATGGAGAGTGTCTATGAGCAACAAGCGAATCGCGATCCTCCCCGGCGACGGAATTGGGCCTGAAATCATGGCGGCCACTCTGCGGGTCGTCGAAGCCGTCGGTTTTCAGGGCGACTGGGTGTACTTCGACGCTGGACTGGCCGCCCTCGAAAAGGGGCTCCCGCCCATGCCGAAAGAGACGATCGAAGGAGTCAGGGAGATCGGAGTCGCGCTCAAGGGCCCCACAACGACTCCCAGCGGGACCGGACACGTCAGCGCCAACGTCGCACTTCGAAAGGCGCTGGACCTCTTTGCCAACGTGCGCCCGGCCAAGACGATCCCAGGAGTCGCGGGTCCCTATTCGAACAAGGAAATCGACCTCATTATCGTTCGGGAAAACACGGAAGGGCTGTATTCCGGGTTCGAGTATCAGCCTCACCCCGACGTCGCGCAGGCGATCAAGGTCATCACGCGGCCGAACTGCAAGCGCTTGTTTCAGTACACCTTCGACATGGCGCGCCGGCAGGGTCGAAAGCGAGTCACCCTCGTTCACAAGGCGAACATCATGAAACTGACGGACGGGATGATGCTCGAGGAGTTCTACAAAGAGGCTGCGAACTGGTCGGAGTTTCAAGTGGACGATGTGATCGTAGACAACTGCTGCATGCAGCTTGTGACTCGGCCTGAGAAGTTCGACGTGTTGGTCACCGAAAACCTCTACGGCGATATCGTGAGCGACTTGGCTGCTGGGCTGGTCGGGGGTTTGGGCCTCGCGCCGGGTGCGAACATCGGCGCGACCTGCGCGGTGTTCGAAGCGGTTCACGGCAGCGCGCCTGACATCGCCGGGCAAGGCATCGCCAACCCCATCGCGCTCATGCTCAGCGCGGCGATGATGCTTCGGCACCTTGGCTGCGCCGACCAAGCCGACACGATGCGCGATGCGATTCTGGAGGCGTGCAGGCAGGGAGGATGCCTTACGCGCGATCTCGGCGGAAGCGCTTCGACCGATGAGTTCGCTTCGCACATCGTCGACCTTGCGACGACGCCGAGCGCGGTCTGACGCTCCACCGCTTATGAAGTGCATTACGCTCGTCGGCCTGGACTGGTTGGGCGAGCCGGGCGAAGGTTCGATCCTCGATCCGATGCCGCCGACTCTAGAAGTGGTGGCCAGCCGGAGCGCGGCCTTTCGGCTGGCTCCCCTTCGGCCGGAGTGCGACCTGCGGCCACCGCTCTTGGGCCTCGCCGGATTCACTCATCGACTTGCGGAAGGGCCGCTTCGAGTCGCCGCGTTCGAAGCGCACACTCCGCCCAAGTCGGTTCCTCTTTGCCTCGACCTACTTTCGCTCGAGGACGGCGGGATTACCACGCCGCCCCACGTGACCCCGGAACTCGGGTCGAAGGTAATTGAGCTTGCGGAACGACTCCAAACTCCGAAGCTGCGCCTGATCGAAGGCGAACGCGCGCATCACGCCGCGCTGTGGCTGGAGGGGAGCCTCGACCTATCTCTAAGGACGCCGGACGAGGCAATCGAGCGGGGCCTGCGACCTTCGCTTCCGGAGGGGGACGGAGAACCGATGCTACGCAGGTTCATCGACGACTCCATCAACCTGTTGGGCGAGCAGGAGTTCAACCTGCGCCGGCTCGACGAGGGGCTTGCGCCAGTGAACCTGATCTGGCTGTGGGGGCAGGGCTTTCCCCCAGTGATCCCCAATCTCGCCCTTCAGAGGGGAACCCCTTGCCATGTCTTGAGCCCCGCCCTCGGTCTCCGGGGGCTCAGCAAAATGTGCGGGTATACGCACGGCCCAACCTCTGGAACGAACGCGGGGCTCTCCCCACCGTTTGGCGAATGGCTGAAAGCTCACGATTCGCATCCGAACACCTTGATCGTCGACGACTCGATTTCGAGTTGCAGAAAGGCGGGGCGGATAGAGGAATCCCGTTGGATCATTCGCGAATTCGATGAAGCGTTCCTTGAGCCTCTATTGAAGATGCGGGAGGACGACCCATTCCGCCTGACATTGCTCTGTCCGATCACCCTAGGGAGCGGCGAGTTCGGCGGATTGGGTCTGGTCTACGAATCCCATTGGAGCAGTAGGAACGTCGTACCCTTTAGTGAGGAGGGCATGAGCGAAGATCGCTTGCCCATCCAGTCGCTCGCCGAGTCTATCGAACGGTCCTTGTCATGCACGCCCATTTCCGCAACCTTGTTTTCGCATCCCTCCTAACGGGGGCGGCGGCCTGTCATGCCCAACTCACGGCTTCAGAGAAGGATGGGTTGGTGGATGCCTTGTTCTTGGCCGGATTGAGAATCGAGGACCTCCGTGTGTATCCGTCGCAGCCGCAAACAAAGCATCGATTGGCGCTGCTCGACCAGGCGCTCGCGAACCCGCTCGAAGCGGTTGCGAACGTCCAAGGGATGCATGAAATCGCCATGCGCGCGCCGAGTTCGCTCCTCGAAACCGCCATTTTGCGGACCTTCGGCGAACCGAAGCGCTACGGGCTGGAGAGCCCCGTAGACCG
The genomic region above belongs to Candidatus Nitrosymbiomonas proteolyticus and contains:
- a CDS encoding NAD-dependent isocitrate dehydrogenase codes for the protein MSNKRIAILPGDGIGPEIMAATLRVVEAVGFQGDWVYFDAGLAALEKGLPPMPKETIEGVREIGVALKGPTTTPSGTGHVSANVALRKALDLFANVRPAKTIPGVAGPYSNKEIDLIIVRENTEGLYSGFEYQPHPDVAQAIKVITRPNCKRLFQYTFDMARRQGRKRVTLVHKANIMKLTDGMMLEEFYKEAANWSEFQVDDVIVDNCCMQLVTRPEKFDVLVTENLYGDIVSDLAAGLVGGLGLAPGANIGATCAVFEAVHGSAPDIAGQGIANPIALMLSAAMMLRHLGCADQADTMRDAILEACRQGGCLTRDLGGSASTDEFASHIVDLATTPSAV
- a CDS encoding homoserine kinase, translated to MKCITLVGLDWLGEPGEGSILDPMPPTLEVVASRSAAFRLAPLRPECDLRPPLLGLAGFTHRLAEGPLRVAAFEAHTPPKSVPLCLDLLSLEDGGITTPPHVTPELGSKVIELAERLQTPKLRLIEGERAHHAALWLEGSLDLSLRTPDEAIERGLRPSLPEGDGEPMLRRFIDDSINLLGEQEFNLRRLDEGLAPVNLIWLWGQGFPPVIPNLALQRGTPCHVLSPALGLRGLSKMCGYTHGPTSGTNAGLSPPFGEWLKAHDSHPNTLIVDDSISSCRKAGRIEESRWIIREFDEAFLEPLLKMREDDPFRLTLLCPITLGSGEFGGLGLVYESHWSSRNVVPFSEEGMSEDRLPIQSLAESIERSLSCTPISATLFSHPS